The Pseudoxanthomonas suwonensis sequence GCTTCCGGCCACGATCGCCAGCAGCGGGCGCGCCGGGTTGGCCAGCGCCTTGTCCAGCGCGTCGAGCTCGGCCATCAGCAGCGGGCCGCCGGCGGCGACCGGAGCGAAACGGATCACGCCGTGGGTCGAAGCCTGGGCGCGGTGCGCGGTGCCGAACGCGTCCATCACGAACACGTCGCACAGCGCCGCGTACTTCCGCGAGAGCGCCTCGTCGTCCTTGCCCTCGCCGAGGTTCATGCGGCAGTTCTCGAGCAGCACGATCCGGCCTGGCTGCACCTCCACGCCGTCCACCCAGTCCTTGACCAGCGGCACCTCAACGCCCAGCAGTTCGGACAGGCGCGCGGCCACCGGCGCCAGCGAATCGGCCTCGCTCCACACGCCTTCCTTCGGCCGGCCCAGATGCGAGGTGACCATCACCGCCGCGCCCTTCTCCAGGGCCAGCTTCAGCGTCGGCACCGAGGCGGTGATGCGCTGTTCGGAGGTGATTTTTCCGCCTTCGATCGGGACGTTGAGGTCCTGCCGGATCAGCACGCGCTTGCCGGCAAGGTCGAGGTCGGTCATGCGGACGATGGACATGGTTCTGGCTCGTTGCGTTGGGGAAGGGGCGTGGCTGCGCGGCCAGCGGCCGCGACGGCGCGGACCGGCATTGTCCCGCCCATGCGCCGGCGCGGCAAACCCGCCGGTGGCTCAGTCCGCGGAAGGACGCTGGCGCAGCAGGCTCAGGCCCAGCGCGGCGACCAGCACCGCGCCGCCGATCAGCAGGCCCCACAGCAGCAGGCTCTTCCAGTCGACCTGCCGCTGCGGCTGCAGCGCGCGCTCGCCGGCCAGTTCCTCCACCGCGTCGGCCAGATAGGCGGGTGCTGGCTGCCAGCCGGCGCCGCGCTGGCGGCGCAGCGCTTCCAGCAGCGCCGGGATCGGCGCCTCGGCGCGGCTGGCGTTGGCACTGCCGGCTGCCAGCGCGAACGGCGGCGATCCCTGCGCCAGGAACACCACCACCTCCGGGCGGTAGCCCAGGCGCAGCACCGGCACCACGTCGCCGACCGGACTGCCCGCGCTCAGCCGCCAGTGGCGGTCGCGCACCATCGAAGCCAACGGCTTCGGCTCGGAATGGTCCGCGCCCCCGTCGCCGCTACCGCCGACCTGGAACGCCATCCACGGCCCGGCGCGCCACAGCCACGACCCGCGCGCATCCTCGCGGCTGTGCAGGGTCCACTGCACCGCGCTGTTGCCGGGCAGGCGCACGTCGGCGCGCTCCACCGGGAAGCGCCCGGGCAGGACATATTCGAAATAGTCGCGGCCGCCCTCGCTGCGCCGCTGCCCGGCGATCTCCACCCATTCCCAGCGGGCATCGGGCGGCGGCGGTGCCAGCTCGGCGATCACCCCGGTGAGCGCCGGCACCAGGCCCGGGCGCAATGGCAGCAGGCGCAGGTAGCGCGCCTGCCCGTCCAGCACGATCCGGCCCTGGACCAGGCGTTCGCCGCCGCGCTCCAGGTCCAGCAACGTGGTGCCTTCATTGAGCGTGCGCCACCGGCGCAGGTCGTTGCTGCCCTCGACCCGGTAGCGCACCTGCAGCGACTGCTGCGGCCGCTCCCATTCCAGCAGCAGCGCGCGCACCGGCTCGCGCAGGCGGCTGGCGTCGACCAGCCACTGCCCCGGCGCCGCGACCGCGCCGTCGCGCGGCTCGATCCCGGCCTCGATGCGGACGATGCCGCCGTCCTGGTCGCGCTCGGCGACCAGGCGCAGGTCGCCGCCACCGGCGGCCGGATCGACCGCGGGCAGCGGGAACCACGGCAGTGCCAGCGTGCGCGGCGGTTGCGCCAGCGGCTGCGCCGGCGACAGCAGCGCCGCCGGCAACGGCTGGCCGTCGGCGTTGAACACCTCGATGTCGCCCAACGCGGCCTGGCTGGCACTGCGGTACACCGCCTCGCCCAGCTCCACCCGGTAGGCGCCGCTCTCGTCCTGGCCCAGTACCAGCGGCCACTGCCGCGCGTAGTCGTCGCGGCTGCCGGCCAGCGCCGCCATCGACGGCAGCGCCAGCAACACCAGCAGCAGACCCAGCCATCGTTCCAGCCTCATGTGCGCCGGTCTCATGTCCGCTGGCTTCATGTCCGTCCTTCCTCCAGTGGGTCGTCGTGCGTGCGCGGCGGCGCCGGCGCCAGGTAGCCGACGATGGTGCACAACACGCCATAGGCGATGAACGAGACGATACCGAGTACGCCGCCCAGGTGCTGGCGGTCGACCAGCAGCAGCTTGGCCAGGACCACGCCCATCAGCACCGCGCCGGCCAGCCACAGCCCGCGCCGGCCGCGGCGCGAGCCGACGATCCAGCCGATCACGCCGAGCACGCTCCAGACCACGGTCAGGCTGGTCTGGGCCAGGCTGGTGGAGAGCAGCTCCGGGTTCCAGTCGATGCCACCCCAGTGATGCACGCTGCGCAGCGTGCTCGCGCTCAGCAGCAGGAAGCCGCCCAGCGCGACCACGCCGGTGCGCAACTGCGACAGCGTCGCGGGCGAGTGCGCCGACCACAGCCAGACGGCGGCGAGCGCCAGCGCGATCAGCTGCGCCAGTTCGGCCGGATTGAGCAGCGGCAACCACGGCAGCGGCGCCGGCGACGCCGCCAGCGCCAATGCCAGCAGCCAGCCGGTCGCGATCAATGCGAAGACCACGCCCAGCAGCGGCGTGCGCAGGCCGGCGACGGCGCCGGCGTCGCGCGGGAACGCGAGCCACGGCCAGCGCCGCAGCGCCAGCGCGGCCAGCGCCAGCCACGGCAACGCCAGCAGGGCCACGCGCCAGCCCTGCGCGAGGCCGGCGTCGGTCGCCAGCCAGGAGGCCCACAGCGACAGCGACAGCGGCCACAGCAGCCACCAGGCGAACTGCGCCAGGCCGGCCGTGCCGCCGTCGTCGTCGTCGCGCAGGCACCACAGGCTGCGCAGGCCCAGCACCGCGAACAGCGCCCACGCGGCCGCCCCCCAGCCGCCGCCGAACGGATGCGCGTGCACGGCGTCCTGCCACAGCGCCAGCGGCATCGCCAACGCAAACGCGGCGAACACCGTTGCCGCCAGTGCGCGCGCCGGACGCCAGCGGTGCACCTCTGCCGCGATCCAGCCGCTGGCCGCGGCGAAGGCGAGCAGCGCATCCGGACGTGCATCGGCGGCGACGAAGCGGTCGATCTCGTGAACGCCGTTGCCGCTCCACCAGGCCAGGCCCCACAGGTAGAACGCCAGCGCGCTGCCAGTCATGCCATGCGCGCGTGCGGCCCAGGCGCTGGCCAGGCCGGCCAGCGCGATCAGCAGCGCACCCATCGCGGTCGGGTTGAACAGCGGACGCGCATCGCCGCCGGCGTGGTCGAGCAGCCCGGCCAGCAGCGCGCACGCCGCCAGCAGCTGCAGCGCGGCGCCGGCGAACTGCGGCAACCCGCGGCCCTGGCGCAGGCCCAGCCAGAACAGGCCGGCACCCTCCAGCGCGAACGCGCTGGCAGTGGCGCGCGCCGACAGCGCCAGCGGCACAGCCAGGGTGGCGAAGCCCACGGCCAGGATCGCGTGCGATTGGCCCAGCACCGCGTAGCCGGCGCGGCGCAGCAACGCCCAGGCCAGTCCCGCATACAGCACGCCCAGGCCCAGCGCGCACAGCGCCAGCGGCAGGCGGTCGCCGTCGGCCAGCACGCCCTCCATCAGCCCCGCCTGCAATGCGAACGCGACCAGCGGCGTGCCGAACACCAGGCAGCCGTCGATGAAGTCGCGCCGTCCTTCCGGCTGGCGCCGCGCGAACAGGATCGGCACCAGCAGGTAGAAGGCGAAGAACAACGCCAGGAACGGCTGGGTGCTCGCATACTGCTCCGGCCGGTAGTCGTATACGCCCCACAGCGTGCCGATGCCGAAGGTGAACACGAAACCGAGCAGGTTGAGGATGCGCCAGGCGCGGAACCAGGCGATCGCCACGATCGCCGCGTTGAGCAGCGCGTAGTACGAGAACAGCGCCACGTGGTTGCCGCTGCCGGTCGACAGCCACAGCGGGGCGAGGAAGCCGGCCAGCAGCGCGAACACCGCCAGCGCCTTGGCGTCCTGCAGCACCGCCAGCAGGCCCATCCCGGCCACCAGCAGCCCGCTCAGCGCGAACGCCGCGCCGGCGGGCAGCACGCCGTACAGCTTGAACGCCGCATACACGGTCAGCAGCAGCACGCCGATCGCGCCACCCTGCAGGCTCAGCGCGAACACCCGGTTGCTCTGGCGCCGGCGCCAGGCGAAGGCGAGCGCGGCCAGCGCGACGGCGGCCACGCCGGCCAGGCGCAGTTCCAGCGGCAGCGAGAACAGGCCCTGGTCGCTGGCGTACTTGAGCAGCGCCGCGACGCCGGCCAGCAGCACCAGCATGCCGATCTTGACCGGCACGTTGCCGACGGTGAACCAGCGCTTGACCGTGCGCAGCAGGGCGGCGCCCGTGTCGGGCGTACCGGGGGCATCCTCGCGCCACGGCCGTGCGTTTGGCGGCGGCGGCAGCGGCGGCGGCGTGGAAGCGGCCGCACCGGTCGCGGCGCCGCCCGCAGGCGGGGCGGACCCGGTATCGGACGGCTGACCGGCGGAGGATGCCGCGGGCTGGTGCACTGCGGGTTCGTGCATTGCAGGAGCGTGCACCGAGGAGGCAGGCGACGATGCGGCGGAGACGGGTCGTGCCGGCGGTTGCGTCCGCATCAACTCGGACAGCGTCGGCGCCGCATCGTCCTGCGCCGGGCCGACGCCGGCCGCGGGGGCATCGGCCGGAGGCCGGGCCGCCTCGTCCCGGGCACGTGCCGGCGCCGGGCGTGCGGTGGCAAGGCGGAGTTCGGCGAGTGCGCCCTCCAGCGCCGCCACCCGCCCCTTCAGCGAAGACAGCGACACCAGAGCGACGACCAGCAGCACCGGCATCGCCAGCAGCGCCAGCCCGACCAGCACCAGGAACCCCACCAGTCCGTCCATCCCGCCCCCCGTCCGTCCGTTTCCGCAGCGGTCGCCGGTCGTGCCCGGCAACGGCTTGGCGTCGGCAGCGTCGGCGATGCATGGCCGGGTTGCAAGGTGTCGGCGGCCGCGTGCGGCGTGCGGCACTCGCAGTTCGGCGCGGGGTCCCGGCGCCCGGGGTCGTTGTAGGAGCCGACTTCAGTCGGCGACCCGACGCCGTCGGCACAGGCGACGCCCCCGCAACCCCGACGCCCGTGTCGCCGACTGAAGTCGGCTCCTACAGAAAAGGGCGCCCGTGGGGCGCCCTTTCCGTCACGACTGTCCGATGCCTGTTTGCCGCCGCTTACTTGCCGGCAACCACGCGGACCATCTCCAGGCACTTGTTGGAGTAGCCCCACTCGTTGTCGTACCAGGCCACCAGCTTGACGAAGGTCGGGTCCAGCTGGATGCCGGCGTCGGCGTCGAAGATCGAGGTGCGGGTGTCGCCGACGAAATCGGTGGCCACCACCTTGTCCTCGGTGTAGCCGAGGATGCCCTTCAGCGCGCCTTCGCTCTGCGCCTTGATCTCGGCCTTGATCTCCTCGTAGGTCGCCGGGTTTTCGAGTTCCGCGGTCAGGTCGACCACCGACACGTCCGAGGTCGGCACGCGGAAGCTCATGCCGGTCAGCTTCTTGTTCAGCGACGGGATCACCACGCCGACCGCCTTGGCCGCGCCGGTGCTGGACGGGATGATGTTCTCGAGGATGCCGCGGCCGCCGCGCCAGTCCTTGTTGGACGGGCCGTCGACGGTCTTCTGGGTGGCGGTGGCGGCGTGCACGGTGGTCATCAGGCCGCGCTTGATGCCCCACTTGTCGTGGATCACCTTGGCCAGCGGCGCCAGGCAGTTGGTGGTGCACGAGGCGTTGGAGACGATCGCCTCGCCGTTGTAGGTCTTGTCGTTGACGCCGTAGACGAACATCGGCGTGTCGTCCTTGGACGGGGCCGACAGGATCACCTTCTTGGCGCCGGCGTCCAGGTGCTTCTGCGCGGTGGCCTTGTCCAGGAACAGGCCGGTGGACTCGATGACGACTTCGGCGCCGACCTCGTCCCACTTCAGGTTGGCCGGATCGCGTTCCTGGGTCAGGCGGATCTTCTTGCCGTTGACCACCAGCGTGTTGCCCTCGACCTGCACCTCGCCCTTGAAGCGGCCGTGCACGGAATCGTACTGCAGCATGTAGGCCAGATAGTCCGGCTCGAGCAGGTCGTTGATCGCGACGATCTCGATGTCGTCGCCGAAGTTCTGCACCGCCGAGCGCAGCACGTTGCGGCCGATGCGGCCGAAACCGTTGATGCCAACCTTGATCGCCATGAATCCTGACTCCTGACGGCCGCATCCGGCGCGGCCCGTGGTGGATGGAAAGGGGCCGCCATTCTAGCACCGGCCCACCCGCGGCCACGGGCCGGGCGCAGCGGCCTTGACTGCAATCAAGGCGCGTGTCGCGGCGTCGCCGGACACTGGCGCCACTCCCCACACGCAAGCGAGTTGCCAATGAAACGGAAGCACCTGATCGCCCTCCTGGCCGCCGTCGCGGCGGGCACCGCCCTGCCCGCCGCGGCCCAGTCCGCCGGCGACTGGACCCTCGGCTTCGGCCTGCACCAGGTCGATCCGAAGTCCGACAACGGCGCCCTGGCCGGCGGCACCCTGCCGCTGTCGATCGGCAGCAACGCCCGCCCGAGCCTGACCTTCGAGTACTTCCTGCGCGACAACCTCGGCCTGGAAGTGCTGGCCGCCTGGCCGTTCGAGCACGACATCTCGGTCGACGGCATCGGCCGGGTCGGCAGCACCAAACATCTGCCGCCGACGGTCAGCCTGCAATACCACTTCAACGACGCAGGCGTGGTCTCGCCGGTGCTGGGCCTGGGCCTGAACTACACCACCTTCTTCAGCGAGGAAACGCGCGGCGCGCTGGCCGGCACCGACCTGTCGCTCGGCTCGTCGTGGGGCCTGGCCGCGCACGCCGGCCTGGACTTCCGCATCAACGCGCGCGGCGCGATCCGGGTCGACCTGCGCTGGATCGACATCGACAGCCGGGTCCGCGTCGACGGCGCCCACCTGGGCACCGCCAACATCGACCCGCTGGTGTACGGCGCCGCCTACGTCCTGAAGTTCTGAGCCGGCGCGGGAGTGGCCGCGGCGCGTCGGTTACAGTGCCGGCATGACCGCTTCCACTCCCACCCCCGCGTCCGGCGGCACGACACGGCACGCAGGCGCGCGCCGGCGCCGCCTGGCCATCCTGCTGTCGCTGCCCCTCGCCCTGGCACTGGCGTTGCCCGCGCAGGCCTGGGGACCGCTGGGCCATCGCCTGGTCGCGCGCCTGGCCGAACCCGACCTGACCCCGCAGGCACGCGCCACCGTCGCCCGCCTGCTCGCGGGCGAACCCGAACCCACCCTGCCCGGCATCGCCAACTGGGCCGACGAACTGCGCAGCAGCGATCCCGGCCTGGGCAGGCGCTCGGCGCGCTGGCATTACGTCAACCTCGACGGCGACGGCTGCGGCTACGACGCCGCACGCGACTGCCCACGCGGCGACTGCGTGGTCGCCGCGCTGGAGAAACAGACCGCGATCCTGGCCGACCCCGGGCGCACCGATGCCGAGCGCCGCCAAGCGCTGAAGTTCGTGGTCCACTTCGTCGGCGACGTGCACCAGCCGCTGCACGCCGGCCACGCCCATGACCGCGGCGGCAACGACTACCAGGTCAACTACCGCAACAAGGGCAGCAACATGCACTCGCTGTGGGACAGCGGCCTGCTCAACGCCCGGCGCCTGGACGAGGATGCCTGGCTGGCGCGGCTGCGCGCGCTGCCGGCGCCGCCACCGGTCTCGCCGATGCCGGCCGACGCGCCGCGGCTGTGGGCCGAGCAGTCCTGCCGCGTGGTGGCCGCGCCGGGCTTCTATCCGCGCGGCCACGTGATCGACGAGGCGTACGTCGATGCGCACCTGCCGATTGCCGAACGGCAACTGCGCCTGGCCGGCGCGCACCTGGCGGCCACGCTCAACGCCGCGTTGGGCGGCAATGGATAACCACGGAGGATCGCCCATGCCTGTCCATCCCGCTCAACCATTCCACCCGTCCGCCACGCTGCGGCGCCGCGCTCGCCTGCTGCTGCTGGCGTCGTTGGCTGCCGGACCCGTGGCCGCGCAGCATGCGCACGCGCCCGGCGCCGACACGCCTGCGCCGCCACCCTCGGTGGAGATCCCGCTGGAAGCGCAGGCGCGTGCGGGGCTGGCCCAGGCCCGCGTCGAGGCGACCGCCCATGGCCAGGCCCTGGACTGCACCGGCGTGGCCCTGGTCGACCTGCTGCGCCAGGCCGGCGCCATGCCGGACGCGCCGCTGCGCGGCGGTGCGCAGCTGGGCCGCCGGGTCGAGGTGGTCGCGCGCGACGGCTACCGGGTGACGTTCTCGCTGGGCGAACTCGACCCGAGCCTGGGCAACCGCCAGGTGTTCCTGGTCGACCGCTGCGATGGACAACCGCTGGACGCCGCCGCCGGTCCGCTGCGCCTGGTCGTACCCGAGGACAGCCGGCCGGCGCGCGGGATCCGCCAGATCGAACGCATCACCGTGCTTTCGCCGTAACGCCGCCCCACCGGAGAACGACGACATGCCCACCTTCACCGCGATCCTGCTTCGCCTCTCGATCCCCCTCCTGCTCGCCGGCGCGGCGCTGTTGCCCGCCGCCGCCCGCGCCGCGGACGACGCGCCGCTGACTGTGTTCGCCGCCGCCAGCCTCAAGGAGTCGCTGGACGAGGCGGCTGCCGCCTACCAGCAGGCCACCGGCACGCCGGTGCGGATTTCCTACGCGGCCAGTTCGGCACTGGCGCGGCAGATCGAACAGGGCGCACCGGCGCAGGTGTTCATCTCGGCCGACCTGGACTGGATGGACTACCTGCAGCAACGCAACCTCGTCGACACCGGCAGCCGCCGCAACCTGCTCGGCAACCGGCTGGTGCTGGTCGCGCCGCAGGCGAGCACCGCGAAAGTCGATCC is a genomic window containing:
- a CDS encoding DUF3999 domain-containing protein yields the protein MRLERWLGLLLVLLALPSMAALAGSRDDYARQWPLVLGQDESGAYRVELGEAVYRSASQAALGDIEVFNADGQPLPAALLSPAQPLAQPPRTLALPWFPLPAVDPAAGGGDLRLVAERDQDGGIVRIEAGIEPRDGAVAAPGQWLVDASRLREPVRALLLEWERPQQSLQVRYRVEGSNDLRRWRTLNEGTTLLDLERGGERLVQGRIVLDGQARYLRLLPLRPGLVPALTGVIAELAPPPPDARWEWVEIAGQRRSEGGRDYFEYVLPGRFPVERADVRLPGNSAVQWTLHSREDARGSWLWRAGPWMAFQVGGSGDGGADHSEPKPLASMVRDRHWRLSAGSPVGDVVPVLRLGYRPEVVVFLAQGSPPFALAAGSANASRAEAPIPALLEALRRQRGAGWQPAPAYLADAVEELAGERALQPQRQVDWKSLLLWGLLIGGAVLVAALGLSLLRQRPSAD
- a CDS encoding S1/P1 nuclease; the encoded protein is MTASTPTPASGGTTRHAGARRRRLAILLSLPLALALALPAQAWGPLGHRLVARLAEPDLTPQARATVARLLAGEPEPTLPGIANWADELRSSDPGLGRRSARWHYVNLDGDGCGYDAARDCPRGDCVVAALEKQTAILADPGRTDAERRQALKFVVHFVGDVHQPLHAGHAHDRGGNDYQVNYRNKGSNMHSLWDSGLLNARRLDEDAWLARLRALPAPPPVSPMPADAPRLWAEQSCRVVAAPGFYPRGHVIDEAYVDAHLPIAERQLRLAGAHLAATLNAALGGNG
- a CDS encoding OmpW/AlkL family protein encodes the protein MKRKHLIALLAAVAAGTALPAAAQSAGDWTLGFGLHQVDPKSDNGALAGGTLPLSIGSNARPSLTFEYFLRDNLGLEVLAAWPFEHDISVDGIGRVGSTKHLPPTVSLQYHFNDAGVVSPVLGLGLNYTTFFSEETRGALAGTDLSLGSSWGLAAHAGLDFRINARGAIRVDLRWIDIDSRVRVDGAHLGTANIDPLVYGAAYVLKF
- a CDS encoding DUF2339 domain-containing protein, translated to MDGLVGFLVLVGLALLAMPVLLVVALVSLSSLKGRVAALEGALAELRLATARPAPARARDEAARPPADAPAAGVGPAQDDAAPTLSELMRTQPPARPVSAASSPASSVHAPAMHEPAVHQPAASSAGQPSDTGSAPPAGGAATGAAASTPPPLPPPPNARPWREDAPGTPDTGAALLRTVKRWFTVGNVPVKIGMLVLLAGVAALLKYASDQGLFSLPLELRLAGVAAVALAALAFAWRRRQSNRVFALSLQGGAIGVLLLTVYAAFKLYGVLPAGAAFALSGLLVAGMGLLAVLQDAKALAVFALLAGFLAPLWLSTGSGNHVALFSYYALLNAAIVAIAWFRAWRILNLLGFVFTFGIGTLWGVYDYRPEQYASTQPFLALFFAFYLLVPILFARRQPEGRRDFIDGCLVFGTPLVAFALQAGLMEGVLADGDRLPLALCALGLGVLYAGLAWALLRRAGYAVLGQSHAILAVGFATLAVPLALSARATASAFALEGAGLFWLGLRQGRGLPQFAGAALQLLAACALLAGLLDHAGGDARPLFNPTAMGALLIALAGLASAWAARAHGMTGSALAFYLWGLAWWSGNGVHEIDRFVAADARPDALLAFAAASGWIAAEVHRWRPARALAATVFAAFALAMPLALWQDAVHAHPFGGGWGAAAWALFAVLGLRSLWCLRDDDDGGTAGLAQFAWWLLWPLSLSLWASWLATDAGLAQGWRVALLALPWLALAALALRRWPWLAFPRDAGAVAGLRTPLLGVVFALIATGWLLALALAASPAPLPWLPLLNPAELAQLIALALAAVWLWSAHSPATLSQLRTGVVALGGFLLLSASTLRSVHHWGGIDWNPELLSTSLAQTSLTVVWSVLGVIGWIVGSRRGRRGLWLAGAVLMGVVLAKLLLVDRQHLGGVLGIVSFIAYGVLCTIVGYLAPAPPRTHDDPLEEGRT
- the gap gene encoding type I glyceraldehyde-3-phosphate dehydrogenase; the encoded protein is MAIKVGINGFGRIGRNVLRSAVQNFGDDIEIVAINDLLEPDYLAYMLQYDSVHGRFKGEVQVEGNTLVVNGKKIRLTQERDPANLKWDEVGAEVVIESTGLFLDKATAQKHLDAGAKKVILSAPSKDDTPMFVYGVNDKTYNGEAIVSNASCTTNCLAPLAKVIHDKWGIKRGLMTTVHAATATQKTVDGPSNKDWRGGRGILENIIPSSTGAAKAVGVVIPSLNKKLTGMSFRVPTSDVSVVDLTAELENPATYEEIKAEIKAQSEGALKGILGYTEDKVVATDFVGDTRTSIFDADAGIQLDPTFVKLVAWYDNEWGYSNKCLEMVRVVAGK